The Cucumis melo cultivar AY chromosome 6, USDA_Cmelo_AY_1.0, whole genome shotgun sequence genome includes a region encoding these proteins:
- the LOC103493419 gene encoding ABC transporter G family member 9: MKTILKGINGVVRPGEMLAMMGPSGSGKTTLLTALGGRLGGGRLTGTISYNKNPFSNKMKRNIGFVTQDDILLPHLTVVETLVFTALLRLPKELTTQQKVGQAEVVISQLGLSKCKNSVVGNQMVRGVSGGERKRVSIAQEMLINPSLLFLDEPTSGLDSTTAQRIVSTLWEVANNGGRTVVMTIHQPSSTLFYMFHKILLLSEGNTVYFGKGSEAMDYFSSLGYSPSVPMNPSDFLLDLSNGLSMNEAEEEAGMVKEKLISCYKNNAIAEKLLLELQESDEHHLVEHGAEDKSFGRWSATWCQQFSVLLRRGIKERKHDSFSALKIGQVLAVSLICGLLWWQSDDTHLQDKIGLFYFSSSFWGFFPLLQAINTFPKERMILEKERSSGMYRLSSYFISRTTTDLPMELILPTVFIVIIYAMAGLKRTVANFFATLFSLLLSVLVAQGFGLAMGALVLDQTSATTFASVIMLCFLLTSGYFVQHVPKFIAWTKYISIGTYSYKLLLISQYKGSDTYPCPSKDNGGRVCEVGEFPPIKEVGLDGKLFAVLAMVAMLVGYRLIAYIALMRIGVTKRS, from the exons ATGAAAACCATTTTAAAAGGAATTAATGGAGTGGTTCGTCCTGGTGAGATGTTAGCTATGATGGGTCCATCAGGCTCCGGCAAGACCACTCTCTTGACGGCTCTGGGAGGTCGGTTAGGCGGCGGTCGACTAACTGGAACCATTTCCTACAACAAAAACCCTTTCTccaataaaatgaaaagaaatataGGGTTTGTTACACAAGATGATATTCTTCTTCCTCATTTGACTGTggtggaaaccctagttttcaCTGCTCTTCTACGCCTGCCGAAGGAATTGACGACACAACAGAAAGTGGGTCAAGCCGAGGTGGTTATTTCGCAGCTCGGTTTAAGCAAGTGCAAGAATAGTGTGGTGGGGAATCAGATGGTTAGAGGGGTTTCTGggggagagagaaaaagggtTAGTATTGCTCAAGAAATGCTTATAAACCCTAGTTTGTTGTTTCTTGATGAACCGACTTCGGGTCTTGACTCGACAACGGCTCAGAGGATTGTTTCGACTCTTTGGGAGGTTGCTAATAATGGTGGAAGGACTGTGGTGATGACTATTCATCAGCCTTCTAGTACACTTTTTTATATGTTTCATAAGATATTGTTGCTTTCTGAAGGTAACACTGTGTATTTTGGGAAGGGATCAGAAGCTATGGATTATTTCTCATCTCTTGGTTATTCTCCTTCTGTGCCTATGAACCCTTCTGATTTCTTGTTGGATCTTTCTAATG GTTTGTCGATGAATGAGGCAGAAGAGGAGGCAGGCATGGTTAAGGAGAAACTTATTTCATGTTACAAGAACAATGCTATAGCTGAAAAGTTGCTGTTAGAATTACAAGAAAGTGATGAACATCATTTGGTTGAACATGGAGCAGAGGACAAGAGCTTTGGACGTTGGTCTGCAACTTGGTGCCAACAATTCAGTGTGCTTTTAAGAAGAGGAATTAAGGAAAGAAAACATGATTCTTTTTCTGCACTCAAGATTGGCCAAGTTTTAGCTGTTTCTCTCATATGTGGACTCTTATGGTGGCAATCTGATGATACACATTTACAAGATAAG attggACTATTCTACTTCTCCTCAAGCTTCTGGGGTTTCTTCCCTCTATTGCAAGCCATCAACACCTTCCCAAAAGAACGAATGATTCTTGAGAAAGAAAGATCCTCAGGAATGTACAGGCTCTCATCATACTTCATTTCAAGAACCACAACCGACCTCCCGATGGAGCTCATCCTTCCCACCGTCTTCATTGTCATAATCTACGCAATGGCAGGGTTGAAACGAACAGTGGCAAACTTCTTCGCCACTCTATTTTCTCTACTCTTAAGTGTTTTAGTTGCCCAAGGGTTTGGCCTGGCCATGGGAGCCCTAGTTTTGGACCAAACATCAGCCACAACATTTGCATCAGTCATAATGCTTTGTTTCTTACTAACATCAGGCTATTTTGTTCAACATGTGCCAAAGTTTATTGCTTGGACAAAGTACATTTCAATTGGTACTTACAGTTACAAGCTTTTGTTGATATCTCAATATAAAGGTAGTGATACTTATCCATGTCCAAGCAAGGATAATGGAGGAAGAGTATGTGAAGTTGGAGAGTTCCCTCCAATTAAAGAAGTAGGTCTTGATGGGAAACTCTTTGCCGTTTTGGCTATGGTTGCTATGCTTGTTGGATATCGTCTTATTGCTTACATTGCTTTGATGAGGATTGGTGTCACCAAGAGgagttag
- the LOC127150048 gene encoding uncharacterized protein LOC127150048 isoform X1 codes for MISFETYLTLTNLMCYVCNVQRFFVLDFNDQAMNRFVEHQMLTTFKEFRADCHKHFKKYSDPEEARANPPNALVGRDEDWHFLCDHYISRAFQEQSRTNKAARQKQPYNHSSGSKSFLQRQYELAERRGQPVDRVELFRKTHVRAGTFVSQAVEDAHNQMLELQSQPTPEGSQPLSEDEICDQVLGRRPGYSKGLGWGPKPKAHRTASASSSSTSCSQSTQKEIELQAKLHEALERIEVQDRNHQALASQVEAMKKMIEDLTRAQQGPPHDPLPCGPKV; via the exons atgatttcatttgaaacatatctaactttaaccaatctaatgtgttatgtttgtaatgtgcagcgattctttgtgcttgatttcaatgatcaagcaatgaacaggtttgttgagcatcagatgctcacgacctttaaagagttccgggccgactgtcataaacatttcaaaaagtacagcgacccggaggaggctcgtgccaacccaccaaacgcattggttggacgtgatgaggattggcacttcctctgcgaccattatatcagtcgtgcattccag gagcaatcacggacaaacaaggctgctagacagaagcagccttacaatcatagtagcgggtccaagtcgtttctacaacgacagtatgagctcgctgaaagaagagggcagccggtcgatcgtgtggaattgttccggaaaacacacgttcgagctgggacattcgtgtcgcaggccgtcgaggatgcgcat aatcaaatgctggaactccaatcccagcctaccccagagggtagtcagccactctctgaggatgagatatgcgatcaggtgttgggtagacgaccaggctactcaaaaggccttggttggggacccaagccgaaggcccacagaacggcaagtgcaagcagttcgtcgacatcttgttcgcagtccacacaaaaagagattgaattacaagctaaacttcatgaagctttggaacggattgaagtacaagatagaaatcaccaagcattagcttcacaagtggaagctatgaaaaagatgattgaagacctaactcgtgcacaacagggaccaccacatgatcccttgccctgcg gaccgaaggtgtag
- the LOC127150048 gene encoding uncharacterized protein LOC127150048 isoform X2: MNRFVEHQMLTTFKEFRADCHKHFKKYSDPEEARANPPNALVGRDEDWHFLCDHYISRAFQEQSRTNKAARQKQPYNHSSGSKSFLQRQYELAERRGQPVDRVELFRKTHVRAGTFVSQAVEDAHNQMLELQSQPTPEGSQPLSEDEICDQVLGRRPGYSKGLGWGPKPKAHRTASASSSSTSCSQSTQKEIELQAKLHEALERIEVQDRNHQALASQVEAMKKMIEDLTRAQQGPPHDPLPCGPKV; the protein is encoded by the exons atgaacaggtttgttgagcatcagatgctcacgacctttaaagagttccgggccgactgtcataaacatttcaaaaagtacagcgacccggaggaggctcgtgccaacccaccaaacgcattggttggacgtgatgaggattggcacttcctctgcgaccattatatcagtcgtgcattccag gagcaatcacggacaaacaaggctgctagacagaagcagccttacaatcatagtagcgggtccaagtcgtttctacaacgacagtatgagctcgctgaaagaagagggcagccggtcgatcgtgtggaattgttccggaaaacacacgttcgagctgggacattcgtgtcgcaggccgtcgaggatgcgcat aatcaaatgctggaactccaatcccagcctaccccagagggtagtcagccactctctgaggatgagatatgcgatcaggtgttgggtagacgaccaggctactcaaaaggccttggttggggacccaagccgaaggcccacagaacggcaagtgcaagcagttcgtcgacatcttgttcgcagtccacacaaaaagagattgaattacaagctaaacttcatgaagctttggaacggattgaagtacaagatagaaatcaccaagcattagcttcacaagtggaagctatgaaaaagatgattgaagacctaactcgtgcacaacagggaccaccacatgatcccttgccctgcg gaccgaaggtgtag